The following proteins are co-located in the Brachybacterium sacelli genome:
- a CDS encoding DLW-39 family protein, protein MNKLVSYAAVLIGSTVAGLLVWRKVESDRTRNDLWTEAERISEEQDATEARG, encoded by the coding sequence GTGAACAAGCTCGTCAGCTACGCCGCCGTCCTGATCGGCTCGACCGTCGCCGGTCTCCTCGTCTGGCGGAAGGTCGAATCGGACCGCACGCGCAACGATCTGTGGACCGAGGCCGAGCGGATCTCCGAGGAACAGGACGCCACCGAGGCCCGCGGCTGA
- a CDS encoding CHRD domain-containing protein, translated as MMRTKTKRMLPLLAATAMLGTFGASGAALAEGPDTTTLEANLTQLNDSGASGTAWVTVEGNEVHVKLDSSGMLTDSPHAQHIHIGGKNQCPDPSMEGTGADGAIRTMDAAGDYGAVQVSLTNDGDTSPDSALAVDRFPTGDASYERTFEVSDEVAENLRHGDGSAVLHGVDHNGNGTYDGDQMSDLDPSLPSEATDPAACGVLEMGQMEAMPEGGAETGDGTTAGIENSGALLAGGGLLTAAAAGAFALRKRHAQK; from the coding sequence ATGATGCGCACGAAGACGAAGCGAATGCTGCCCCTCCTCGCGGCCACCGCCATGCTCGGCACGTTCGGTGCCTCCGGCGCTGCGCTGGCGGAGGGACCGGACACCACGACCCTCGAGGCGAACCTGACCCAGCTGAACGACTCGGGAGCCTCCGGTACCGCCTGGGTCACGGTCGAGGGCAATGAGGTCCACGTCAAGCTCGATAGCTCGGGGATGCTGACCGACTCACCTCACGCCCAGCACATCCACATCGGTGGCAAGAACCAGTGCCCCGATCCGTCGATGGAGGGCACGGGCGCCGACGGCGCGATCCGCACCATGGACGCCGCGGGCGACTACGGCGCCGTGCAGGTGTCCCTGACCAACGACGGCGACACCAGCCCGGACAGCGCGCTGGCCGTGGACCGGTTCCCCACCGGTGACGCGTCCTACGAGCGCACCTTCGAGGTGAGCGACGAGGTGGCCGAGAACCTGCGCCACGGTGACGGCTCCGCGGTCCTGCACGGCGTCGACCACAACGGCAACGGCACCTACGACGGTGACCAGATGTCAGATCTGGATCCGAGCCTGCCGTCCGAGGCGACCGATCCCGCTGCCTGCGGCGTGCTCGAGATGGGTCAGATGGAGGCGATGCCCGAGGGCGGCGCCGAGACCGGTGACGGCACCACGGCCGGCATCGAGAACTCCGGTGCCCTGCTCGCCGGTGGTGGCCTGCTGACCGCTGCCGCCGCCGGTGCCTTCGCACTGCGCAAGCGCCACGCCCAGAAGTGA